The following are encoded in a window of Apis mellifera strain DH4 linkage group LG10, Amel_HAv3.1, whole genome shotgun sequence genomic DNA:
- the LOC412355 gene encoding diacylglycerol kinase eta isoform X5, translating to MLHQTIQKQCQVGVLPLGTGNDLARVLGWGSSCDDDAHLPQLLEKYEKAGTKMLDRWSIMTFERSISLPCPKNVLNHPDTVQKSNIASQYEENILTHITNVLESDQENVILSSIRILCDTVKDFVAYIMENMNSEDQQVEEKCKILQQKLNLFLTILCKEEEYLSTEHINDVDNINLNTEISVSPDNCEKGVLEKPEKDITNLKKVQKRKQFADKEIVMSRANSLKRTVRKFVEYAQLVIDDQININSKHGIKIANTNSSLDDSTIINSILSKKKQLNIPGLKVDHVESLSVETLIESVKSTDNSICTSPTPNVASLSPIPDLRRDSQPEEILTLPAPDGFADSRRNSENLPQGSFNFHTSMIPCMDNEQETEILESNDQQISDSNNIEISSEFQVSVTRTTFDTSSPSEDGTTQDISSDIDSIQSPEHEQKSENKAKMEVLKGYIGSDTFDSEIRHIDSPDNSEMITSELQNSESLIGQDLTSIINGEEYDSVREYLENELENTDITNEIAKRSFKKSTKYSTVIEMENKFKYKIGSTEQNVNKANKFKEQDGKASDLLRPVCCFTVSSDTTPTNEKRNSFPPTISVIINPPSPSMSIESQHDLDAEYKMNPYLRRHTDESMERLSVELPELGFSPQATRRISSGSLLKASEVVSLAATAARFGGSNASLRHERVKSVDKTEDVKKLPIINPLVQLPMWPNVSGGTGLISQALLANADALCAAVSPLMDPDETLMEGYFERCVMNNYFGIGIDAKISLDFHHKREEHPEKCRSRAKNYMWYGVLGSKQWLQKTYKNLEQRVQLECDGQRIPLPSLQGIVVLNIPSFMGGTNFWGGTKEGDLFLAPSFDDRILEVVAVFGSVQMAASRLINLQHHRIAQCQTVQINILGDEGVPIQVDGEAWIQPPGIIRIIHKNRMQMLYRNRALETSLKTWEEKQRSTLNAISQSISTLSTTQLQSQSKLLQVHNKPTHLNEEEMYILLGFIEVVTTLVKWVKLLIISHPSLEPDLYQVAARTAQALEQVHPDGKILQGINLRPVVTELVSSARQLYEDSCELLRDKAHNLKLREDLENKLSFSLASMEQELKKCTFDEGGTRLVYLQNLPSDEQGDKKNRHRGLFWLKFRRSGINSGTNLARDQVTTWGVQEVCCWLENLQLGEYTEKFISHDIRGRELLSLARRDLKELGIIKVGHVKRILQAINDLNN from the exons ATGCTGCACCAAACGATTCAAAAG caGTGTCAAGTTGGAGTTCTACCATTGGGAACAGGAAATGATTTGGCACGTGTTTTGGGTTGGGGATCTTCTTGTGATGATGATGCTCATTTACCTcagttattagaaaaatatgaaaaagcaGGCACAAAAATGCTTGATCGATGGAGTATTATGACTTTTGAACGTAGTATTTCTTTGCCATGTcccaaaaatgttttaaatcatCCTGATACTgtacaaaaatcaaatattgctAGTCAATATGAAGAGAATATTCTTACCCATATAACAAATGTTTTGGAATCAGATcaagaaaatgtaattttatctaGTATTAG aATTTTATGTGATACAGTAAAAGATTTTGTAGCatatataatggaaaatatgaaCTCAGAGGACCAACAAgtggaagaaaaatgtaaaatacttCAGCAAAAACTTAATTTGTTCTTAACAATATTatgcaaagaagaagaatatctaTCAACTGAACATATAAATGatgttgataatattaatttaaatactgaAATTTCTGTTTCACCTGATAATTGTGAAAAAGGAGTATTAGAAAAGCCAGAGAaagatataacaaatttaaaaaaagtgcaaaaaagaaaacaatttgcAGATAAAGAAATTGTCATGTCaag agcAAACAGTTTAAAAAGAACTGTAAGAAAATTTGTAGAATATGCTCAATTGGTTATAGATgatcaaattaatatcaacTCAAAACATGGTATTAAAATAGCAAATACAAATAGTTCATTAGATGAtagtacaataataaattcaatattga gcaaaaaaaaacaattaaatattcctgGTTTAAAAGTAGATCATGTTGAAAGTTTATCTGTAGAAACACTAATAGAATCTGTAAAAAGTACAGATAATTCAATATGTACTAGTCCAACTCCTAATGTAGCATCTTTAAGTCCTATACCAGATCTTAGAAGAGATTCTCAACCTGAAGAGATATTAACATTACCTGCTCCTGATGGTTTTGCTGATAGTAGACGAAATAGTGAAAATTTACCACAAgg TTCGTTTAACTTTCATACCTCTATGATTCCTTGTATGGATAATGAACAAGAAACGGAAATACTTGAATCTAATGACCAACAAATATCTGATTccaataatatagaaatttcttcAGAATTTCAAGTTAGTGTTACAAGAACCACTTTTGATACAAGTTCACCTTCAGAAGATGGAACTACACAAGACATTTCATCTGATATAGATTCAATCCAATCACCAGAACATGAAcaaaaatcagaaaataaaGCTAAAATGGAAGTACTTAAag gaTATATAGGTAGTGATACATTTGATTCCGAAATTAGACATATTGATTCTCCTGATAATTCAGAAATGATCACTAGTGAATTACAAAATTCTGAAAGCTTAATAGGACAAGATTTAACTAGTATTATAAATGGAGAAGAATATGATTCTGTAAGAGAGtatttagaaaatgaattagaaaatactgatattacaaatgaaattgcTAAACGCTCATTTAAGAAATCAACAAAATATTCTACTGTTATAGAAATGGAG aataaatttaaatacaaaattggaTCAACAGAACAAAATGTAAACAaggcaaataaatttaaagagcaAGATGGTAAGGCATCTGATTTATTGCGCCCTGTATGTTGCTTTACTGTATCTTCGGATACTACTCCAACAAATGAAAAACGTAATAGCTTTCCACCCACAATAAGTGTTATAATCAATCCTCCCAGTCCATCAATGTCAATTGAAAGTCAACATGATTTAGATgcagaatataaaatgaatcctTATTTAAGACGACATACTGACGAAAGTATGGAAAGAT tAAGTGTGGAACTACCTGAATTGGGTTTTTCTCCTCAAGCAACTCGTCGAATTAGTAGTGGAAGTTTGTTAAAAGCATCAGAAGTTGTTTCTTTAGCTGCTACAGCTGCAAGATTTGGTGGTTCTAATGCAAGCTTACGTCATGAAAGAGTAAAATCTGTTGATAAAACAGAAGATGTTAAAAAACTTCCAATTATCAATCCATTAGTTCAGTTACCTATGTGGCCAA atGTTAGTGGAGGAACTGGACTTATTAGTCAAGCATTACTTGCAAATGCAGATGCACTTTGTGCTGCAGTATCACCATTAATGGATCCTGATGAaacattaat ggaAGGTTATTTTGAACGTTgtgttatgaataattattttggaatCGGCATAGATGCAAAAATTAGTCTTGATTTCCATCATAAAAGAGAAGAACATCCTGAAAAATGTCGATCACGAGCAAAGAATTATATGTGGTATGGTGTATTAGGATCCAAACAATGGTTgcaaaaaacatataaaaatcttgaacAAAGAGTACAATTAGAATGTGATGGCCAACGAATACCATTACCTTCCTTACAAGGAATTGTTGTATTGAACATTCCAag ctTTATGGGTGGTACAAATTTTTGGGGAGGCACAAAAGAAggagatttatttttagcaCCTTCATTTGATGATCGTATATTAGAAGTTGTAGCTGTATTTGGTTCTGTTCAAATGGCTGCatcacgattaattaatttacaacatCATAGAATTGCACAATGTCAAAcagttcaaattaatattttgggTGATGAAGGAGTACCTATACAAGTTGATGGCGAAGCTTGGATTCAACCTCCTGGTATTATACGTATTATACACAAAAATCGTATGCAAATGCTTTATAGAAATagg gcACTTGAAACATCTTTAAAAACATGGGAAGAAAAACAACGCAGCACACTCAATGCAATATCCCAATCAATATCAACTTTAAGCACTACACAATTGCAATCACAATCTAAACTTCTTCAAGTACATAATAAACCAACACatttaaatgaagaagaaatgtaTATTCTATTGGGATTTATTGAAGTGGTTACAACTTTAGTTAAATGGGTTAAACTTCTCATTATATCACATCCAAGTTTGGAACCAGATTTATATCAAGTTGCAGCACGAACAGCACAAGCACTTGAACAAGTTCATccagatggaaaaattttgcaagga ATTAATTTAAGACCAGTAGTAACAGAATTGGTGTCAAGTGCAAGACAACTTTATGAAGACTCGTGTGAATTACTCAGAGATAAGGCACATAATTTa AAATTACGAGAAGACTTAGAAAATaaactttcattttctttggCCAGTATGgaacaagaattaaaaaaatgtacatttGATGAAGGAGGTACAAGATTAGTATATTTACAAAACTTACCATCAGATGAAcag gGAGATAAAAAGAATCGTCATAGAGGTTTGTTTTGGTTAAAGTTTCGACGTTCAGGAATTAATTCTGGAACAAATCTCGCTCGAGATCAAGTTACTACATGGGGCGTACAAGAAGTATGTTGCTGGTTGGAAAATCTACAGTTGGGTGAATATaccgaaaaatttatttctcacgATATAAGAGGTAGGGAGTTATTATCACTAGCTCGTAGAGATCTCAAAGAACTTGGTATTATTAAAGTAGGACATGTTAAACGAATCTTACAAGCTATCAAtgatctaaataattaa